A region of Blastocatellia bacterium DNA encodes the following proteins:
- a CDS encoding helix-turn-helix domain-containing protein — translation MLAISREVAITEIAKVLEITEETINKHIKNYLVRGIDSIESGKSSGRPGKLNKKQKQELAEIIEKGPEAAGFSGTCWRSPMIVELIRKIWE, via the coding sequence TTGTTAGCAATAAGTCGAGAAGTAGCAATAACAGAAATAGCAAAAGTATTAGAAATAACAGAAGAAACAATAAATAAACATATAAAAAACTATTTAGTAAGAGGAATAGACAGTATCGAATCAGGAAAATCATCCGGCCGACCTGGAAAATTAAACAAAAAGCAAAAACAAGAATTAGCAGAAATAATAGAAAAAGGGCCAGAAGCAGCAGGATTTAGTGGAACATGTTGGCGTAGTCCAATGATAGTAGAGCTAATAAGAAAAA